From Oncorhynchus mykiss isolate Arlee chromosome 25, USDA_OmykA_1.1, whole genome shotgun sequence, a single genomic window includes:
- the LOC118936593 gene encoding titin-like, whose protein sequence is MLYLYLQIITAAEVDVQREEILRASGLILSQREEMLRASGLILSQREGILQTASVPAQREGILPAANITVQREEIFRASGLILSQREGILQTASVPAQREGILPAANISVQREEIFRASGLIPEEREDIRLTASVPAQREVILPAATAASITVRKEKILRASGLISAQKELIHLMASVTAQRKGIVPMVSVPAHREGIVPKASVPAERLEILRASGLIPPQREGNVRTASVPAQRDGILSAASITEQREGILPAASITVPKKKILRASGLIPAQKELIHLMASVTAQRKGIVPMVSVPAHREGIVPKASVPAEREEILRASGLIPPLREDILQTASVPAQREEILRASGLIPSQREGILQTASVPAQREGIFRASGLIPEEREGILQTASVPAQREGIFRASGLIPEEREEILLTASVPVKNENIHPQPPSIIPMLAPLRKWDGGACTPPVDFYSKRRDVRLRYVEHPAMMSITKPEHSDANPQFQTGTRPVAEPEAPAVHNNSGGWLSWVFGSGRANKKEVHLPEDKDRSIVWDPILHRWVNKTEPKAENKCVPPPPPMGTHGYQGNTGSVPKGVNPYSMKAAGLWGSRYPTMHYNDGTNSKPPSHGAGLLPRQLSGLLPPSHFDLMAPMVVPPDTLHY, encoded by the exons ATGCTCTATTTATACCTGCAGATCATCACAGCAGCCGAAGTTGATgtgcagagggaggagatcctccgagcatcaggcctcatcctgTCACAGAGGGAGGAAATgctccgagcatcaggcctcatcctgTCACAGAGGGAGGGTATCCTCcaaacagccagtgtccctgcacagagAGAGGGGATTCTCCCAGCAGCTAACATCACTGTGCAGAGGGAGGAGATcttccgagcatcaggcctcatcctgTCACAGAGGGAGGGTATCCTCcaaacagccagtgtccctgcacagagggaggggatTCTCCCAGCAGCTAACATCTCTGTGCAGAGGGAGGAGATcttccgagcatcaggcctcatccctgaAGAGAGGGAGGACATCCGCCTcacagccagtgtccctgcacagagggaggTGATTCTCCCAGCAGCTACTGCAGCTTCTATCACTGTGCGAAAGGAGAagatcctccgagcatcaggcctcatttCTGCACAAAAGGAGTTGATCCACCTGATGGCCAGTGTCACTGCGCAGAGGAAGGGAATCGTCCCAATGGTCAGCGTCCCTGCGCACAGGGAGGGGATCGTCCCAAAGGCTAGTGTCCCTGCTGAGAGGTTGgagatcctccgagcatcaggcctcatcccgcCACAGAGGGAGGGGAATGTCCGAACAGCCAGTGTCCCAGCACAGAGGGATGGGATTCTCTCAGCAGCCAGCATCACTGAACAGAGGGAGGGGATTCTTCCAGCAGCTTCTATCACTGTGCCGAAGAAGAAGATCCtcagagcatcaggcctcattCCTGCACAAAAGGAGTTGATCCACCTGATGGCCAGTGTCACTGCGCAGAGGAAGGGAATCGTTCCAATGGTCAGTGTCCCTGCGCACAGGGAGGGGATCGTCCCAAAGGCCAGTGTCCCTGCTGAGAGGGAGgagatcctccgagcatcaggcctcatcccgcCACTGAGGGAGGATATCCTCcaaacagccagtgtccctgcacagagggaggagatcctccgagcatcaggcctcatcccatCACAGAGGGAGGGTATCCTCcaaacagccagtgtccctgcacagagggaggggatcttccgagcatcaggcctcatccctgaagagagggagggtatcctccaaacagccagtgtccctgcacagagggaggggatcttccgagcatcaggcctcatccctgaagagagggaggagatcctcCTCACAGCCAGTGTCCCTGTGAAGAATGAAAACATTCATCCACAACCACCTTCCATCATCCCCATGTTGGCACCACTGCGGAAATGGGATGGTGGAGCGTGTACTCCACCTGTGGATTTCTATTCCAAGAGAAGAG ATGTCCGACTTAGATATGTTGAGCATCCTGCTATGATGTCCATCACCAAGCCGGAACACTCCGATGCCAACCCTCAGTTCCAGACTGGCACCCGGCCGGTGGCTGAGCCCGAGGCCCCTGCTGTTCACAATAACAGTGGAGGCTGGCTGAGCTGGGTCTTTGGGAGTGGAAGAGCTAATAAGAAGGAGGTTCATCTACCTGAGGACAAAGACAGATCT ATTGTCTGGGATCCAATTCTGCACAGATGGGTTAACAAAACTGAGCCCAAGGCTGAA AACAAGTGtgtaccaccacctccaccgATGGGAACACATGGATATCAGGGGAACACTGGCAGTGTCCCCAAAGGAGTGAATCCCTACTCTATGAAAGCAG CAGGTCTATGGGGCAGCAGATACCCCACAATGCATTACAATGATGGGACCAACTCAAAGCCTCCAAGCCATGGGGCTGGACTGCTTCCTAGACAGCTCTCTGGCTTGCTCCCTCCTTCACACTTTGACCTCATGGCACCAATGGTTGTGCCACCTGACACTCTACACTACTGA